The Deinococcus koreensis genome window below encodes:
- a CDS encoding alpha/beta fold hydrolase, which translates to MQIAGFPYQTVQFDRRGAPVARAEVQAAQDQVLAHDLSDLLVLVHGWNSTIDSALERYTHFLKVARPLLDGELRPGFQGRRLGVVGIVWPSMRFADALQIPGGAASADLRPLLKEELEAAQALFADAPDSPIPAALEELRRNLAVLEDRGSVRRSFLKAIQAQLHASATQHQEPGIPDKNLKDSRVKDRLSTPVRGVVAGDVQGHAAGTLFNGPLQVFRNLLNLTTYYEMKDRAGQIGQTGARGLLRDLRAVRPTLRLHLIGHSFGGRLISAAARGPDGDPPLPIDSLHLLQAAFSHYGFGEARPPAPEGYFRPVVTQARISGPLLVTHTKNDLAVGLAYAVASALAGQNASAIGDRSDLYGAIGSNGALNAGAVEMTLGNDTPLDFRPGRIYNLHADMIPNHGDVEQPGVVRAVLHGVLAG; encoded by the coding sequence ATGCAGATCGCCGGCTTTCCCTACCAGACCGTGCAGTTCGACCGGCGGGGCGCCCCCGTCGCGCGGGCCGAGGTACAGGCCGCCCAGGATCAGGTGCTCGCCCACGACCTGAGCGACCTGCTGGTGCTGGTGCACGGCTGGAACTCCACCATCGACTCGGCCCTGGAACGCTACACCCACTTCCTGAAGGTCGCCCGCCCGCTGCTGGACGGCGAACTGCGCCCCGGCTTCCAGGGCCGGCGGCTGGGCGTGGTGGGGATCGTGTGGCCCTCCATGCGCTTCGCCGACGCCCTGCAGATTCCCGGCGGGGCCGCCAGCGCCGACCTGCGCCCGCTGCTGAAAGAGGAGCTGGAGGCCGCCCAGGCGCTCTTCGCCGATGCTCCGGACAGCCCCATCCCGGCCGCGCTGGAGGAGCTGCGCCGCAACCTGGCCGTGCTGGAAGACCGGGGCAGCGTGCGCCGCAGCTTCCTGAAGGCGATCCAGGCCCAGCTCCACGCCAGCGCCACGCAGCACCAGGAACCGGGCATCCCCGACAAGAACCTGAAAGACAGCCGGGTCAAGGATCGCCTGAGTACCCCGGTGCGGGGCGTGGTCGCCGGGGACGTGCAGGGACACGCGGCGGGCACGCTGTTCAACGGGCCGCTGCAGGTCTTCCGCAACCTGCTGAACCTGACCACCTACTACGAGATGAAAGACCGTGCCGGGCAGATCGGCCAGACCGGCGCACGCGGCCTGCTGCGCGACCTGCGCGCGGTTCGCCCCACGCTGCGGCTGCACCTGATCGGCCACTCCTTCGGCGGCCGCCTGATCAGCGCTGCCGCGCGTGGCCCCGACGGCGACCCGCCCCTGCCCATCGATTCGCTGCATCTGCTGCAGGCCGCCTTCTCGCACTACGGTTTCGGTGAGGCGCGCCCACCGGCCCCTGAGGGCTACTTCCGCCCGGTCGTGACCCAGGCGCGGATCAGCGGGCCGCTGCTGGTCACGCATACGAAAAACGACCTCGCGGTGGGGCTGGCCTACGCGGTCGCCTCGGCGCTGGCGGGGCAGAACGCCTCGGCCATCGGTGACCGGAGCGACCTGTACGGCGCCATCGGCTCCAACGGCGCGCTGAACGCCGGCGCGGTGGAGATGACGCTGGGGAACGACACGCCCCTGGACTTCAGGCCCGGCCGGATCTACAACCTGCACGCCGACATGATCCCGAACCACGGCGACGTGGAGCAGCCGGGCGTGGTGCGCGCCGTGCTGCATGGGGTATTGGCGGGGTGA
- a CDS encoding S8 family peptidase, protein MADEAHEERLQDEVLDALVERLAENPALLRALAERIVRRRAILDELREVVAEAGGAPTEPTAQAPPRTRAALESEAQPQPQPPPEARPEPAGAAEGRRGPERVSPQEVLDRSVISTALADQLARDRAAGRTQAFPVIIDLNLSHAGMVQDTNDQLTALIESHLPGVQVNRKKARRMPQYVFARMTEAELRQLVKLDLGQVPETAGAPGSVEGTQAGRLIHRIWPDFRIRAGLHRTGATIKAEAARVAFAAAGQDIVWAVMDSGIQGDHPHFARWHTLEVAPLEHVSLLDGDDQPLTDECGHGTHVAGVIAGEWVPDVPPPRAGRGQPCQRPFVARVAYREGHEDEDLKYRPLSLERISGIAPRTKLVSYKVLDAGGDGEVSNLMAAIADVQERNGYGKLLQIHGVNISIGYPFDPEWFACGQSPVCIEVDRLVRSGVVVVVAAGNSGYGTIASKLLGPVSTSLALTINDPGNAELAITVGAAHRESPHTYGVSYFSSKGPTGDGRLKPDLVAPGERILSCAAGQKRQTMRDKGADADYAEDSGTSMATPHVSGAIAAFLSVQREYIGRPDAVKRILMDTATDLGRHRDFQGKGMVDVMRAIQSV, encoded by the coding sequence ATGGCAGACGAAGCGCACGAGGAACGGCTGCAGGACGAGGTATTGGACGCGCTGGTCGAGCGACTGGCGGAGAATCCGGCGCTGCTCAGGGCGCTGGCCGAGCGGATCGTGCGGCGCCGGGCCATCCTGGACGAGCTCCGGGAGGTGGTGGCTGAGGCTGGGGGTGCGCCCACAGAACCTACGGCCCAGGCGCCGCCCCGAACCAGGGCCGCCCTCGAGAGCGAGGCTCAGCCCCAGCCTCAGCCACCGCCCGAGGCGCGGCCGGAGCCGGCCGGCGCCGCAGAGGGACGCCGGGGCCCGGAGCGCGTCTCTCCTCAGGAGGTGCTCGACCGCTCGGTGATCTCCACCGCCCTGGCCGATCAGCTGGCCCGCGACCGCGCCGCCGGCCGCACCCAGGCCTTCCCGGTCATCATCGACCTGAACCTCTCGCACGCGGGCATGGTGCAGGACACCAACGACCAGCTCACCGCGCTGATCGAGTCCCATCTGCCCGGTGTGCAGGTCAACCGCAAGAAGGCCCGGCGGATGCCGCAGTACGTGTTCGCCCGGATGACCGAGGCGGAGCTGCGGCAGCTCGTGAAGCTCGATCTGGGTCAGGTGCCCGAGACCGCAGGGGCTCCGGGCAGCGTGGAGGGCACGCAGGCGGGAAGGCTCATCCACCGCATCTGGCCGGATTTCCGGATCAGGGCCGGGCTGCACCGCACGGGCGCGACCATCAAGGCCGAGGCGGCGCGGGTGGCCTTCGCGGCGGCGGGGCAGGACATCGTCTGGGCGGTCATGGACTCCGGCATCCAGGGCGACCACCCGCATTTTGCGCGCTGGCACACGCTGGAGGTCGCGCCGCTGGAGCACGTGAGCCTGCTCGACGGCGACGACCAGCCGCTGACCGACGAGTGCGGCCACGGCACACACGTGGCGGGCGTGATCGCCGGGGAATGGGTGCCCGACGTGCCCCCGCCGCGCGCCGGCCGGGGTCAGCCGTGCCAGCGCCCCTTCGTGGCCCGCGTCGCCTACCGCGAGGGCCACGAGGACGAGGACCTCAAGTACCGGCCGCTCTCGCTGGAGCGCATCAGCGGCATCGCCCCGCGCACGAAGCTGGTCAGTTACAAGGTGCTCGACGCGGGCGGCGACGGCGAGGTCAGCAACCTGATGGCCGCCATCGCGGACGTGCAGGAACGCAACGGCTACGGCAAGCTGCTGCAGATCCACGGGGTCAACATCTCCATCGGCTATCCCTTCGACCCCGAATGGTTCGCCTGCGGGCAGAGCCCGGTGTGCATAGAGGTCGACCGGCTGGTGCGCTCGGGGGTCGTGGTGGTGGTGGCGGCCGGCAACTCGGGTTACGGCACCATCGCCAGCAAGCTGCTCGGCCCGGTGTCGACCAGTCTGGCCCTGACCATCAACGACCCGGGCAACGCCGAGCTGGCGATCACCGTGGGCGCGGCGCACCGCGAGTCCCCGCACACCTACGGCGTGTCGTACTTCTCCTCGAAGGGCCCAACCGGCGACGGGCGCCTCAAGCCCGATCTGGTCGCGCCGGGCGAGCGCATCCTATCGTGCGCGGCGGGCCAGAAGCGACAGACCATGCGCGACAAGGGTGCCGACGCCGACTACGCCGAGGACAGCGGTACCTCCATGGCGACCCCGCACGTCTCCGGGGCCATTGCCGCCTTCCTGTCGGTGCAGCGCGAGTACATCGGGCGGCCCGACGCGGTCAAGCGCATCCTGATGGACACCGCCACCGACCTGGGGCGCCACCGCGACTTCCAGGGCAAGGGCATGGTGGACGTGATGCGCGCCATCCAGTCGGTCTGA
- a CDS encoding DNA/RNA non-specific endonuclease, with protein MSDSRPVRRMALRFDPDYAGRPGYRPDFLPGFTVPLPGVTPQRAADLVLGADGAPLELQYHHFSLLVHAARRSQLWSAVNVDYTPQRRFGNPDRQTLGRDEWRSDPRLPPEALLRDADIYADTLFDRGHVVRRNDNAWGETLTELEYANADTFHWTNATPQHADFNQSRAGGLWGGLEDQLVGALGAAGARACLYAGPVLAGSDPSGDFGAGPVQYPLKFWKVVVVAEGETLRSYAFLLDQSAAIARRGLRDEALAEEDLNFGGFEVYQVGLEEISGLTGVTFAPGVGAAQVDRGEVGTLETLPVRRRLESFGDVRLR; from the coding sequence ATGTCCGACTCCCGCCCCGTCCGCCGCATGGCCCTCCGCTTCGACCCCGATTACGCGGGGCGCCCCGGCTACCGGCCGGACTTCCTGCCGGGGTTCACCGTGCCCCTGCCGGGCGTGACGCCGCAGCGGGCCGCCGACCTCGTGCTGGGGGCGGACGGCGCTCCCCTGGAACTGCAGTACCACCATTTCAGCCTGCTGGTGCACGCGGCCCGGCGCTCGCAGCTGTGGTCGGCGGTGAACGTGGACTACACCCCCCAGCGGCGCTTCGGGAATCCCGACCGCCAGACCCTGGGGCGCGACGAGTGGCGAAGCGACCCTCGCCTGCCCCCGGAAGCCCTGCTGCGCGACGCCGACATCTACGCCGATACCCTGTTCGACCGCGGGCACGTGGTGCGCCGCAACGACAACGCCTGGGGCGAGACGTTGACGGAGCTGGAGTACGCCAACGCCGATACCTTCCACTGGACGAACGCCACCCCGCAGCACGCCGACTTCAACCAGTCGCGGGCGGGCGGGCTGTGGGGCGGGCTGGAAGACCAGCTCGTCGGCGCGCTGGGCGCCGCCGGGGCGCGGGCCTGCCTGTATGCCGGGCCGGTGCTGGCAGGGAGCGATCCCAGCGGAGACTTCGGTGCCGGCCCTGTCCAGTACCCGCTGAAGTTCTGGAAGGTCGTGGTGGTGGCCGAGGGCGAAACGCTGCGGAGCTACGCCTTCCTGCTGGATCAGAGCGCGGCCATCGCCCGGCGCGGGCTGCGCGACGAGGCTCTGGCCGAGGAGGATCTGAATTTCGGCGGCTTCGAGGTCTATCAGGTAGGACTGGAGGAGATCAGCGGCCTGACGGGCGTGACCTTCGCGCCAGGGGTGGGGGCGGCGCAGGTGGACAGGGGAGAGGTGGGCACACTGGAAACCTTGCCTGTGCGGCGCCGCCTGGAGAGCTTCGGGGACGTGCGGCTGCGCTAG
- the dkgB gene encoding 2,5-didehydrogluconate reductase DkgB, protein MTVPPFGLGTFRLKGQVVRDSVRNALELGYRAIDTAQFYDNEGEIGETIAQSGMGRSELYVTTKIKMPNYSREKLVPSLRESLEKLQMDSVDLALIHWPVPNGEVKPEEYLEALADAHAQGLTGEIGVSNFNIQQLRRAREILGDVPLATNQVEIHPYLQNRTLAQFARQEGLHLTSYMTLAVGKVMADPVMQDIARAHGATPAQVALAWALQQGHSVIPSSTKRENLQSNLGALELRLTDEDMARIGELDRGERIANPPHMAPDWD, encoded by the coding sequence ATGACTGTTCCACCCTTTGGTCTGGGAACGTTTCGCCTGAAAGGTCAGGTCGTCAGGGATTCGGTTCGCAATGCCCTGGAACTGGGCTACCGCGCCATCGACACCGCGCAGTTCTACGACAACGAGGGCGAGATCGGGGAGACCATCGCCCAGAGCGGCATGGGGCGCTCGGAGCTGTACGTCACCACCAAGATCAAGATGCCCAACTACAGCCGGGAGAAGCTGGTGCCCAGCCTGCGCGAGAGCCTGGAGAAGCTGCAGATGGACAGCGTCGACCTGGCGCTGATCCACTGGCCCGTGCCGAACGGCGAGGTGAAGCCCGAGGAGTACCTGGAGGCCCTGGCCGACGCCCACGCGCAGGGCCTGACGGGCGAGATCGGCGTGTCGAACTTCAACATCCAGCAGCTCCGGCGTGCCCGCGAGATCCTGGGAGACGTGCCCCTGGCGACCAATCAGGTCGAGATCCACCCCTACCTGCAGAACCGCACCCTGGCCCAGTTCGCCCGCCAGGAGGGCCTCCACCTGACCTCGTACATGACCCTGGCGGTGGGCAAGGTCATGGCCGACCCGGTGATGCAGGACATCGCCCGGGCGCACGGCGCCACGCCCGCGCAGGTCGCGCTGGCCTGGGCCCTGCAGCAGGGCCACTCGGTCATCCCGTCCTCGACGAAGCGGGAGAACCTGCAGAGCAACCTGGGGGCCCTGGAGCTCCGGCTGACCGACGAGGACATGGCGCGCATAGGCGAACTCGACCGGGGAGAACGCATCGCCAACCCGCCGCACATGGCCCCGGACTGGGACTGA